CAAAAGCTGTATTTCTTCATTTCGGATGGCTTCTTCAACTTCACGTTGCTCGAAACTGCTCAATGTGGAGTTCAAGTACGCCGCAGCCACACCGACTTGGCGCAGCGCATCGACTTGATCTTTCATCAGGGCAATCAGAGGAGAAACCACCACACCAACACCGGGACGAACAATCGCAGGGATCTGATAACAAAGCGACTTTCCTCCACCTGTTGGCATCAAAGTCAACACATCACCTCCATCTACTAAGGTATCAATAATGGCTTGTTGTTGATGACGGAAACTATCGTAGCCAAAAACGGATTTTAACACCTCTATAGGGGTCGGACGCTGCATGAGGACTCTTCTTAATGACGTAAAAACGCCTAGACCTTACATCAGGTTAGGCCACAGATCACTAGCTTATGACAAATTGAATCGGATTGCCGCGCTTGGTTTGAATAGTCTCCGGTTTTCTCACCCACAACCCACACTTTCTCTCATTCACAAATTGAATCCAGTAGATTCAATAACTTTCAAAAAACAGTAACGGTCAAAAAACACTTTACCTCAAGTAAGGTTGAGGTATTAGAGTGGCGCCACTACCCCATCAATTCGCAAAGGAATCGCGATGAAAAACCGAACTCTTCCCTACTTATCTGGCCGATTTTTTGATGGCATCAGTTCTGGGCTATTTATGATGGCTCTACCTTGGTTGATGCTTCAAACACCCAACATGGGCACCTTTGTGGCTCTCACGGCTCTGACCTGTACCGCCATTTCATTTTTGGTCACGCCATTTTTTGCCAATTTGACCGATCAACATTCTCGTAAGCATGTTCTAATTTCGGTACAAGTTGTACAAAGCGTCACTGCCGGATTCGTCCTGGTGATTTACCTATCAGGCTTAGGGTCAAACTGGGTACTGGCGGTATCGCAATTGGTGTTTTGGGTTTCCAGTAACATCGCATGGCATGTGAATAGTGCCTTCACACAAGAGAACTATGAAAAGCACGAATACGCTCAAATTTCGGGCTATCAAGAAGTGGTCATGCAGGGAACCACTCTTGGTGCTGGTGCACTTGGTATTGTGCTGCTCGAACATTGGGGGATGACTCAATTTGCCCTATTTGCGGCTATTGCCTCTGGATTAGCAGCACTTTGTTATGTTTTTACCCCTTACACCCGAAAAATACAGCCTTCAGCCAAAACGCCATTTATTAAGCAGACATCGGAGATTAAACAGCTATTTATGGCGCAACCTGCTTTTTATGGCTTCCTGCTTATCTCATGCCTTTCTTACCCAATATTAACCTTCTTGGGCAAGCTGATCCCCATCTGGTTTGCAAAACAAGGCGTCTCGGGAGAATGGGTCGCATGGTATAACATTGCCTTTGGTTTAGGCTCTTTAATCACAGGACTGGCTGTGTCGTACATTTTGGCTTTGGTAACTCACATTAGGATCATGCAGTATTCAATGCTCATTCTTGCGCTTATTTTGCTGACCATGAGCCAGTTCATGCAACCTATTCACATTGTCGTGCTCACCCTAGCTTTTGGTTTTTTTAACGCACTTAACCGAATTGCACGGACCAACTGGATGCACCATGCCGTTCCAATGCACCAAAGAGGCAGAATTGATGGCGGTTTAGGTATGTTTGCTACGACGGTACAAAGCCTTAGCTACATGCTGATCGCCATGCTAGCCAATTACAATATTGAGGAATACGGGTTCTTGGTCGTGGCGGTGATAATGCTTATCGCCAGTGTGTGGATGTTCCGATTAGGCGAAAAGCTAACGCAGAGCCATAAACTGGCGATTCAATGACACATCAATTTTCCAAGTCATTGACCTAATTCCTCTGTCTATGCGTAAATAATTAGGCTGGTCAAAAGAGCATTGGGGGGTGTTTTTTCAGCCAGCCTAATCCGTTTACTTTAACTTTTTATTTCATTTGGCCTTTGAACCACTCTGGTCATCTTGTCTCCTCGAATTTACCAATGGCACAACTGGATAAGAGAGATAATGGCTAAGCGCTCTATCCAATTTTGACTGTGTTCGAGTTTGTGGTGATAAAACTCAACCATGTGCTTTTCTTTACTATAAGTAGGTAACATAGAACCTCCTCAATAAACCTGATGTTTAGGTTGCTTGGACTTACCCATCTATAGTGCGACGAAAAGAGGATTACTAAAACAGATAAGGTGAATTTATATCGTTCCTCTATTTGGGAGATAACGCCTAATTTGCTCGAATATGAATAACAAGTGGAATAAACAGGAACAAAAGTAACGTCTCTCTTCTGGGTATTTTGAATGATTATTAGTTATGATGGTTATTATTCTCCCATCCCATGGTCACTACGATGTCTGAACAGAGTCTAATGCGGTACTACTCACGCTTGCTGCCACTAGGCGTAGGAGGAGAAATAAAAATCTCCCTTGCTGAAGTCTCGGAGGCACTTTTCACGAGTGTCCGCCATGCTCGTACCCTACTCAATAAGATGCATCATTTAGGCTGGTTAACTTGGGCTCCCAAACCGGGCAGAAGTCAACGTTCATCGTTATTTTTAAGATTAGAATCTACGGACCTCAAGTCTCAACTGGCTACCGCACAAATAGCACTAGGCCAGTACGAAAAAGCCCTGAAATTTCTAGATGGCGATCAAGCTCTATTTGGACAATTGCTACAGAACACCTCAGGAGCGTCTATCCGAGAAGGGTTATTGCATATTCAATTAACCTATAAACGATCATTCGAACAAATCGTTCCGCATCATCTACATCGATCAAGCGAACGGTTTTTCATTCGTCAGCTGTATTCTTGTCTCGTAAGTAGTAACGATGATGGTGAATTAGAAGGGCAACTAGCACATCATTGGGTTCACGATGACTTGCAATGGCGATTCTACCTACGCCCGAGCCTCTCATTCCACAATGGCAGTCCGATAACTGCGGAGTCCATCGCGGCCTTATTTAATAAGTTACAAACTCTAGAGGCTTATAAACAAGAATTATCTCATGTGAAAAGCATTACAGCCGCCACATCTAATCAGATTCTGTTTACTCTGTCTCAGCCCGATCACGGCTTTGGCGGATTGTTATCTGACGTAAAGTATTCAATTCAGCCACCAAGCCAAATTAATGATTCTGCTGTACGAAAAGTAGTAGGAAGTGGGCCATTTAAGCTTATCGAGCACAATGAAGAACAACTAAAATTAGAAGCCTTTGAACGATATTTTGGCAACCGAGCACTGCCTGATCAAGTAACGGTTTGGCCCGTGCCTGAGTCTAACGATGGTCTGTGTGAATATCATGTTTCGCAAGTTTATTCTTACCATCCCCAGCAAGACACCCAACACAGCCAAGTAGAATATGGCTGTATTTTTTTGCTCTTTAACCAGAAACAAAACAGCAAGCTTAGCGACCCACAACATCGTTACCTCACCACCGTTCTGTCTTCACAAGCATTAAAACAACACACAGACAAAACAGCATTCGGCGGGGTGCCTGCGGGGAATATGCTTCCGGTTTGGCATCCGGTGGTTCGTCCTGATTCTGTGCAGGTGCCACTGCCAGAAAAACTGTCCATCGCGATATACGAATATTCAGCCTTGGATATTTGTGCCACGGCCGCTGCCAATATTTTGGAGAAGCTAGGGGTAGAAATTACGGTTAACCGTTATTCTTACCGACAACTCATGCAGTCAAACCAACTCGATGAAGAACTCATTATCACCAACATCAACTTAGATGATAACCGTCATGCGTCGGCCTTCAGTCATTTATGGGCAAACCCGATACTGCATAATTACTTAAGCACATCCGCTAGTCACTGGCTTAAATCCGAATTGAGCGAGCTAAGAAGCACGACACCGCTGGCTCAATACCTAACTCAACTCGAACCCATCGCATCCACATTGGTGACTGAGTATTGGTTAAGCCCTCTTTTTCACCATAAGCAAACCTTGCGATTTC
This DNA window, taken from Vibrio tapetis subsp. tapetis, encodes the following:
- a CDS encoding MFS transporter, with product MKNRTLPYLSGRFFDGISSGLFMMALPWLMLQTPNMGTFVALTALTCTAISFLVTPFFANLTDQHSRKHVLISVQVVQSVTAGFVLVIYLSGLGSNWVLAVSQLVFWVSSNIAWHVNSAFTQENYEKHEYAQISGYQEVVMQGTTLGAGALGIVLLEHWGMTQFALFAAIASGLAALCYVFTPYTRKIQPSAKTPFIKQTSEIKQLFMAQPAFYGFLLISCLSYPILTFLGKLIPIWFAKQGVSGEWVAWYNIAFGLGSLITGLAVSYILALVTHIRIMQYSMLILALILLTMSQFMQPIHIVVLTLAFGFFNALNRIARTNWMHHAVPMHQRGRIDGGLGMFATTVQSLSYMLIAMLANYNIEEYGFLVVAVIMLIASVWMFRLGEKLTQSHKLAIQ
- a CDS encoding SgrR family transcriptional regulator — protein: MSEQSLMRYYSRLLPLGVGGEIKISLAEVSEALFTSVRHARTLLNKMHHLGWLTWAPKPGRSQRSSLFLRLESTDLKSQLATAQIALGQYEKALKFLDGDQALFGQLLQNTSGASIREGLLHIQLTYKRSFEQIVPHHLHRSSERFFIRQLYSCLVSSNDDGELEGQLAHHWVHDDLQWRFYLRPSLSFHNGSPITAESIAALFNKLQTLEAYKQELSHVKSITAATSNQILFTLSQPDHGFGGLLSDVKYSIQPPSQINDSAVRKVVGSGPFKLIEHNEEQLKLEAFERYFGNRALPDQVTVWPVPESNDGLCEYHVSQVYSYHPQQDTQHSQVEYGCIFLLFNQKQNSKLSDPQHRYLTTVLSSQALKQHTDKTAFGGVPAGNMLPVWHPVVRPDSVQVPLPEKLSIAIYEYSALDICATAAANILEKLGVEITVNRYSYRQLMQSNQLDEELIITNINLDDNRHASAFSHLWANPILHNYLSTSASHWLKSELSELRSTTPLAQYLTQLEPIASTLVTEYWLSPLFHHKQTLRFHGVLKNVALTNWGWPDLRNVWSTE